One segment of Triticum aestivum cultivar Chinese Spring chromosome 2A, IWGSC CS RefSeq v2.1, whole genome shotgun sequence DNA contains the following:
- the LOC123188232 gene encoding putative cell wall protein, giving the protein MASKSASLLILAALVAAACLTELGSAARGVPAEKPAEDDVKRPDTFQEGTVLIPGIGRYELGTHYIPDIGGLDHSIPAAASGQFIPGADDTWVPNPGFEIPNPFRPRSDSP; this is encoded by the coding sequence ATGGCCAGCAAGTCGGCGTCCCTGCTGATCCTCGCGGCGCTGGTGGCCGCGGCGTGCCTCACGGAGCTGGGCTCGGCGGCGCGCGGCGTGCCGGCGGAGAAGCCCGCGGAGGACGATGTGAAGCGGCCGGACACGTTCCAGGAGGGGACGGTGCTGATCCCGGGGATCGGGCGGTACGAGCTGGGCACCCACTACATCCCCGACATCGGCGGGCTGGACCACAGCATCCCGGCCGCCGCCAGTGGACAGTTCATCCCCGGCGCCGACGACACCTGGGTGCCCAACCCCGGCTTTGAGATTCCCAACCCCTTCCGCCCCCGCTCCGACTCTCCCTGA